One Oncorhynchus keta strain PuntledgeMale-10-30-2019 chromosome 22, Oket_V2, whole genome shotgun sequence DNA window includes the following coding sequences:
- the LOC118401544 gene encoding DNA methyltransferase 1-associated protein 1 isoform X1: protein MAAGADVRDILELTGGDNDGPISKKDFINSEKKKAKKTNETLTFKRPEGMHREVYALLYSDKNRDAPPLLPSDTTQGYRTVKAKLGCKRVRPWKWMPFTNPARRDGAVFHHWRRMAEEGKDYPFARFNKAVQVPVYSEQEYQMYLHDDGWTKAETDHLFDLCKRFDLRFIVVHDRYDHQQYRKRSTEDLKERYYNICGKLTKVRAATGTEPKMYVFDAGHERRRKEQLERLFNRTPDQVAEEEYLMQELRKMESRKKDREKKAQDLQKLITAADTNTEMRRAERKATKKKLPLKREMEKPTVPETAGIKFPDFKSAGVTLRSQRMKLPSSVGQKKIKAIDQILTEREVDLNPMPTEEIVQMFNELRSDLVLVYELKQAHGNCEYEQQMLRHRYEALLKAGGGGGVPVGPPGGGGLETPGGPEVPTWPGPDDIKGEAKEQIIDVVGAPLTPNSRKRRESASSSSSIKKVKKP from the exons ATGGCAGCTGGTGCCGATGTGAGAGATATTCTGGAGTTGACCGGAGGGGACAATGATGGGCCGATCAGTAAGAAGGATTTCATCAACTCCGAGAAG AAAAAGGCCAAGAAAACAAATGAAACGTTGACCTTCAAGAGACCAGAGGGGATGCACAGAGAGGTGTACGCCTTGCTCTACTCAGACAAGAA CAGAGATGCTCCCCCCCTGCTGCCCAGTGACACTACTCAGGGCTACCGGACAGTGAAGGCCAAGTTGGGCTGTAAGCGGGTGCGACCCTGGAAATGGATGCCCTTCACCAACCCAGCCCGCCGAGACGGAGCCGTCTTCCACCACTGGAGACGCATGGCAGAGGAAGGCAAGGACTACCCCTTCGCCCGCTTCAACAAG GCAGTGCAGGTGCCAGTGTACTCGGAGCAGGAGTACCAGATGTATCTCCATGATGACGGCTGGACCAAGGCGGAGACGGACCACCTGTTTGACCTGTGCAAGCGCTTTGACCTGCGCTTCATCGTCGTCCACGACCGCTACGACCATCAGCAATACAGA AAACGGTCAACGGAGGACCTGAAGGAACGTTACTACAACATTTGCGGTAAGCTGACCAAGGTCCGCGCTGCAACAGGGACAGAGCCCAAGATGTACGTATTTGACGCGGGTCACGAGAGGCGCAGGAAAGAGCAGCTGGAGAGATTATTCAACCGCACGCCTGATCAG GTGGCAGAAGAGGAGTATCTGATGCAGGAGCTAAGGAAGATGGAGAGCAGGAAGAAGGATCGCGAGAAGAAGGCCCAGGACCTGCAGAAGCTCATCACAGCAgcagacaccaacacagagaTGAGACGTGCCGAGCGCAAGGCTACCAAGAAGAAGCTCCCGCTGAAACGAGAGATGGAGAAACCG ACTGTTCCTGAGACGGCAGGCATCAAATTCCCCGACTTCAAATCAGCTGGAGTCACGCTACGCAGCCAGAGG ATGAAGCTGCCGAGCTCGGTAGGCCAGAAGAAGATCAAGGCCATTGACCAGATCCTGACAGAGAGGGAAGTGG acctgAACCCCATGCCCACAGAGGAGATAGTCCAGATGTTCAACGAGCTGCGCAGTGACCTGGTGCTGGTCTATGAGCTGAAGCAGGCCCACGGTAACTGTGAGTACGAACAACAGATGCTACGCCACCGCTACGAGGCCCTGCTGAaggctggaggaggagggggggtccCCGTCGGGCccccaggaggaggaggactagagacCCCTGGAGGCCCCGAGGTCCCCACCTGGCCCGGCCCAGACGACATCAAGGGCGAGGCCAAGGAGCAGATCATCGATGTGGTGGGAGCTCCACTCACCCCCAACTCA CGTAAACGCAGAGAATCCGCATCCAGCTCCTCGTCCATCAAGAAGGTGAAGAAGCCGTAA
- the LOC118400679 gene encoding galectin-3-binding protein A-like produces MRLVGGKLSSEGCVEFYYNGQWGTMCEDNSDIIEAQVVCCHLTNLVLLLPWWLEYTDKLGWICITSLVSTHRSFDSMKNISRVYTLDHNTGLANHMGGLFESGQASILNVTKEENFINFNLDVRLNCRPHFTNFLSPEDSSFQTSLYEHSVCTGDPVLQETCLRYLAWSCKSLSHSPAWTGLGLGTVKTLLARSYVVVPEEAFLLKGLEDWVLDQGNSSTHEAQVALLECIPFPMIAA; encoded by the exons ATGAGGCTGGTGGGGGGTAAGCTGTCCTCTGAGGGCTGTGTGGAGTTCTACTATAATGGACAGTGGGGGACCATGTGTGAAGACAACTCGGACATTATTGAGGCACAGGTGGTGTGTTGCCATCTAACTAACCTGGTGCTCTTACTTCCGTGGTGGCTGGAATATACGGACAAGTTAGGTTGGATCTGTATAACCTCTCTTGTATCCACTCATCGCAGTTTTGATTCAATGAAG AATATCAGCCGTGTCTACACCCTGGACCACAACACAGGCCTTGCTAACCACATGGGGGGGCTGTTTGAAAGTGGAC AGGCGTCCATCTTAAACGTCACAAAGGAGGAGAACTTCATTAACTTCAACCTAGACGTTAGACTCAACTGCCGCCCTCATTTCACCAACTTCCTAAG CCCAGAGGATTCCTCCTTCCAGACCTCTCTGTACGAGCACTCCGTCTGTACAGGCGACCCAGTTCTGCAGGAAACCTGTCTGCGCTACCTTGCCTGGAGCTGTAAGTCACTGAGCCATTCCCCAGCCTGGACTGGTCTTGGCCTGGGCACAGTAAAGACCCTTCTGGCCCGTTCATACGTGGTAGTGCCAGAGGAGGCCTTCTTGCTAAAAGGTTTGGAGGACTGGGTGTTGGATCAGGGTAACTCATCCACCCACGAAGCCCAGGTGGCCCTTTTGGAATGCATCCCTTTTCCCATGATCGCTGCTTAA
- the LOC118401544 gene encoding DNA methyltransferase 1-associated protein 1 isoform X2, whose product MAAGADVRDILELTGGDNDGPISKKDFINSEKKKAKKTNETLTFKRPEGMHREVYALLYSDKKDAPPLLPSDTTQGYRTVKAKLGCKRVRPWKWMPFTNPARRDGAVFHHWRRMAEEGKDYPFARFNKAVQVPVYSEQEYQMYLHDDGWTKAETDHLFDLCKRFDLRFIVVHDRYDHQQYRKRSTEDLKERYYNICGKLTKVRAATGTEPKMYVFDAGHERRRKEQLERLFNRTPDQVAEEEYLMQELRKMESRKKDREKKAQDLQKLITAADTNTEMRRAERKATKKKLPLKREMEKPTVPETAGIKFPDFKSAGVTLRSQRMKLPSSVGQKKIKAIDQILTEREVDLNPMPTEEIVQMFNELRSDLVLVYELKQAHGNCEYEQQMLRHRYEALLKAGGGGGVPVGPPGGGGLETPGGPEVPTWPGPDDIKGEAKEQIIDVVGAPLTPNSRKRRESASSSSSIKKVKKP is encoded by the exons ATGGCAGCTGGTGCCGATGTGAGAGATATTCTGGAGTTGACCGGAGGGGACAATGATGGGCCGATCAGTAAGAAGGATTTCATCAACTCCGAGAAG AAAAAGGCCAAGAAAACAAATGAAACGTTGACCTTCAAGAGACCAGAGGGGATGCACAGAGAGGTGTACGCCTTGCTCTACTCAGACAAGAA AGATGCTCCCCCCCTGCTGCCCAGTGACACTACTCAGGGCTACCGGACAGTGAAGGCCAAGTTGGGCTGTAAGCGGGTGCGACCCTGGAAATGGATGCCCTTCACCAACCCAGCCCGCCGAGACGGAGCCGTCTTCCACCACTGGAGACGCATGGCAGAGGAAGGCAAGGACTACCCCTTCGCCCGCTTCAACAAG GCAGTGCAGGTGCCAGTGTACTCGGAGCAGGAGTACCAGATGTATCTCCATGATGACGGCTGGACCAAGGCGGAGACGGACCACCTGTTTGACCTGTGCAAGCGCTTTGACCTGCGCTTCATCGTCGTCCACGACCGCTACGACCATCAGCAATACAGA AAACGGTCAACGGAGGACCTGAAGGAACGTTACTACAACATTTGCGGTAAGCTGACCAAGGTCCGCGCTGCAACAGGGACAGAGCCCAAGATGTACGTATTTGACGCGGGTCACGAGAGGCGCAGGAAAGAGCAGCTGGAGAGATTATTCAACCGCACGCCTGATCAG GTGGCAGAAGAGGAGTATCTGATGCAGGAGCTAAGGAAGATGGAGAGCAGGAAGAAGGATCGCGAGAAGAAGGCCCAGGACCTGCAGAAGCTCATCACAGCAgcagacaccaacacagagaTGAGACGTGCCGAGCGCAAGGCTACCAAGAAGAAGCTCCCGCTGAAACGAGAGATGGAGAAACCG ACTGTTCCTGAGACGGCAGGCATCAAATTCCCCGACTTCAAATCAGCTGGAGTCACGCTACGCAGCCAGAGG ATGAAGCTGCCGAGCTCGGTAGGCCAGAAGAAGATCAAGGCCATTGACCAGATCCTGACAGAGAGGGAAGTGG acctgAACCCCATGCCCACAGAGGAGATAGTCCAGATGTTCAACGAGCTGCGCAGTGACCTGGTGCTGGTCTATGAGCTGAAGCAGGCCCACGGTAACTGTGAGTACGAACAACAGATGCTACGCCACCGCTACGAGGCCCTGCTGAaggctggaggaggagggggggtccCCGTCGGGCccccaggaggaggaggactagagacCCCTGGAGGCCCCGAGGTCCCCACCTGGCCCGGCCCAGACGACATCAAGGGCGAGGCCAAGGAGCAGATCATCGATGTGGTGGGAGCTCCACTCACCCCCAACTCA CGTAAACGCAGAGAATCCGCATCCAGCTCCTCGTCCATCAAGAAGGTGAAGAAGCCGTAA